The Xanthomonas sp. CFBP 8443 genome has a window encoding:
- a CDS encoding ankyrin repeat domain-containing protein, producing the protein MTDSPFRARAPWIAAALGALLALVAGIGPLAAALGAWLAQPAFALALSWQRGSRPRPASVQALGRDLLPLLALWAGGLGLVALLVAWPLAALRDSGSLAAALALSVAASAALLGLWRTWPLWHGSECEGGPLGARWHALAQQDVQAWRGLAVAALVLVLAGVGVLLAWPGLLAAAARWPLALAYALLSPLLHGVLQRVAAPQALALPASSADLFAELSAASAPREDEAAPAPDELHAALYDAARGGRVDRGLQLLQAGADPHALPAPDWRDQRSLPVLAAVLPDLRLLRELIVRGVDVNQPHLGMTPLLAATRDSWHGRPEAVMTLLANGADPRASDGDGNTPLHHAARSSDPGVAALLRDAAAELDALNRDGLTPLAVACHVGNWRMAKFLLERGAKPEPAEGSPVLLAAAGTEEDDPAGVQLLLKHKARVDARDRQRRSALHEAAQAGHVEIVDALLGAGANLEARDALGRTPWLEAARHGRVAVLEHLLPHKPDLTAVDGDGRNAVLLACTADQVSPGLIRRLLELGIAAAQPDQGGRRAVDLAAEAGRWAIVSALDPDYPLPAAVSDGQGEVGSASLPDRPPLELLREGLQLGQRDGLAALARLCAAEELGVLLHDPHLALNPQAVDWLLAHGAAPEVLDACGDTPMFALLARGVEAVPSLQAMLRQGVSPAGGGGLTRLLAACAQHDHASRALEQFALDLLDRGADPFAPSPAGDPPLSLAVRLGWLRLQLHLLERGADREARDSHGMTALHLAAALGREASLKLLIQQGASPEARAADGQTPLGVALASGRRDLADWLDWRIWPLPRRPLREADLPAAAMVGDADAIRRLIDLGLPVDAVDAQGCTALLRAAGGGHAAAVGLLLARGANLQHAAASGATPLSAAVSMRQTDIVAALLAAGAQIEHRLPGGVTVLMLACALGLPDIAARLLAAGADVHAGDAQQLAPLHCAALYGFTARDKSRLLALLDTLLLAGAEPDRSAAGGVTPLLLLLGARAEPGTACEEPVVLAGVERLLDEEVSLDVQDPRGFGPLHLAALHGLPLLVQRLLRAGADPDLRDTLNRPPREIAVMRGFVDVAGQFQPALPGVSSMARFLRESR; encoded by the coding sequence ATGACCGACTCCCCCTTCCGCGCGCGCGCTCCCTGGATCGCCGCAGCGCTGGGCGCGCTGCTGGCGCTGGTCGCCGGGATCGGACCGTTGGCCGCGGCGCTGGGCGCCTGGCTGGCGCAGCCGGCGTTCGCGCTGGCGCTGTCCTGGCAGCGCGGCAGCCGGCCGCGGCCGGCCAGCGTGCAGGCGCTGGGGCGGGACCTGCTGCCGTTGCTGGCGCTGTGGGCCGGCGGGCTGGGCCTGGTCGCGCTGCTGGTGGCGTGGCCGCTGGCGGCGCTGCGCGACAGCGGCAGCCTGGCCGCCGCATTGGCGCTGAGCGTGGCCGCCAGCGCGGCGCTGCTCGGGCTGTGGCGCACCTGGCCGCTGTGGCATGGCAGCGAATGCGAGGGCGGCCCGCTGGGCGCGCGCTGGCATGCGCTGGCGCAGCAGGACGTGCAGGCCTGGCGCGGTCTGGCGGTGGCGGCGCTGGTGCTGGTGCTGGCCGGCGTCGGCGTGTTGCTGGCCTGGCCGGGCCTGCTGGCCGCTGCCGCGCGCTGGCCGCTGGCGCTGGCCTATGCGCTGCTGTCGCCGCTGCTGCATGGCGTGCTGCAGCGCGTGGCCGCGCCGCAGGCGCTGGCGCTGCCGGCGTCCTCGGCGGACCTGTTCGCCGAACTGAGCGCGGCCTCCGCGCCGCGCGAGGACGAGGCGGCGCCCGCGCCGGACGAACTGCATGCGGCGCTGTACGACGCCGCGCGCGGCGGCCGCGTCGATCGCGGGCTGCAGTTGCTGCAGGCCGGTGCCGATCCGCACGCGCTGCCGGCGCCGGACTGGCGCGACCAGCGCAGCCTGCCGGTGCTGGCCGCGGTGCTGCCGGACCTGCGCCTGCTGCGCGAGCTGATCGTGCGCGGCGTCGACGTCAACCAGCCGCACCTGGGCATGACCCCGTTGCTGGCCGCGACCCGCGACAGCTGGCACGGCCGCCCCGAGGCGGTGATGACCCTGCTCGCCAACGGCGCCGATCCGCGCGCCAGCGACGGCGACGGCAACACCCCGCTGCACCACGCCGCGCGCAGTTCCGATCCGGGCGTGGCCGCGTTGCTGCGCGACGCGGCCGCCGAACTGGACGCGCTCAACCGCGATGGCCTGACCCCGCTGGCGGTGGCCTGCCACGTCGGCAACTGGCGCATGGCCAAGTTCCTGCTCGAGCGCGGCGCCAAGCCGGAACCGGCCGAGGGCAGCCCGGTGCTGCTGGCCGCGGCCGGCACCGAGGAAGACGACCCGGCCGGCGTACAGCTGCTGCTCAAGCACAAGGCGCGGGTCGACGCGCGCGACCGCCAGCGCCGCAGCGCGTTGCACGAGGCGGCGCAGGCCGGGCACGTGGAGATCGTCGACGCGTTGCTCGGCGCCGGCGCCAACCTGGAAGCGCGCGATGCGCTGGGCCGCACGCCGTGGCTGGAAGCCGCGCGCCATGGCCGCGTCGCGGTGCTCGAACACCTGCTGCCGCACAAGCCCGACCTGACCGCGGTTGATGGCGACGGCCGCAACGCGGTGCTGCTGGCCTGCACCGCCGACCAAGTCTCGCCGGGCCTGATCCGGCGCCTGCTGGAGCTGGGCATCGCCGCTGCGCAGCCGGACCAGGGCGGACGCCGCGCGGTCGACCTGGCCGCCGAGGCCGGGCGCTGGGCGATCGTGTCCGCGCTGGATCCGGACTACCCGCTGCCGGCCGCGGTCAGCGACGGCCAGGGCGAGGTCGGCAGCGCCAGCCTGCCCGACCGGCCGCCGCTGGAACTGCTGCGCGAAGGCCTGCAACTGGGCCAGCGCGACGGCCTGGCGGCGCTGGCGCGGCTGTGCGCGGCCGAGGAACTGGGCGTACTGCTGCACGATCCGCATCTGGCGCTGAATCCGCAGGCGGTGGACTGGCTGCTGGCGCACGGCGCCGCGCCGGAGGTGCTGGACGCCTGTGGCGACACGCCGATGTTCGCGCTGCTCGCGCGCGGCGTGGAAGCGGTGCCCAGCCTGCAGGCGATGCTGCGCCAGGGCGTGTCGCCGGCCGGCGGCGGCGGCCTGACCCGGCTGCTCGCCGCATGCGCCCAGCACGACCACGCCTCGCGCGCGCTGGAGCAGTTCGCGCTGGACCTGCTCGACCGCGGCGCCGACCCGTTCGCGCCGTCGCCGGCCGGCGATCCGCCGCTGTCGCTGGCGGTGCGCCTGGGCTGGCTGCGCCTGCAACTGCACCTGCTCGAACGCGGCGCCGACCGCGAGGCGCGCGACAGCCACGGCATGACCGCGCTGCACCTGGCCGCCGCGCTGGGCCGCGAGGCGTCGCTGAAGCTGCTGATCCAGCAGGGCGCCTCGCCGGAAGCGCGTGCCGCCGACGGGCAGACGCCGCTGGGCGTGGCCCTGGCCAGCGGCCGCCGCGACCTGGCCGACTGGCTGGACTGGCGGATCTGGCCGTTGCCGCGGCGCCCGCTGCGCGAGGCCGACCTGCCGGCCGCAGCGATGGTCGGCGACGCCGACGCGATCCGCCGCCTGATCGACCTGGGCCTGCCCGTCGATGCGGTCGACGCGCAGGGCTGCACCGCGCTGCTGCGCGCCGCCGGCGGCGGCCATGCCGCGGCGGTGGGCCTGCTGCTGGCGCGCGGCGCCAACCTGCAGCATGCCGCGGCCAGCGGCGCCACGCCGTTGTCGGCGGCGGTGAGCATGCGCCAGACCGACATCGTCGCCGCGCTGCTGGCGGCCGGCGCACAGATCGAGCACCGCCTGCCCGGCGGCGTCACCGTGCTGATGCTGGCCTGCGCGCTGGGCCTGCCGGACATCGCCGCACGCCTGCTGGCCGCCGGCGCCGACGTGCATGCCGGCGACGCGCAGCAATTGGCGCCGCTGCATTGCGCCGCGCTGTACGGCTTCACCGCGCGCGACAAGTCGCGCCTGCTGGCGCTGCTGGACACCTTGCTGCTGGCCGGGGCCGAACCCGACCGCAGCGCCGCCGGCGGGGTGACCCCGCTGCTGCTGCTGCTCGGCGCGCGCGCCGAACCGGGCACCGCCTGCGAAGAGCCGGTGGTGCTGGCAGGCGTGGAGCGCCTGCTCGACGAAGAGGTGAGCCTGGACGTGCAGGACCCGCGCGGCTTCGGCCCGCTGCACCTGGCCGCGCTGCACGGCCTGCCGCTGCTGGTGCAGCGCCTGCTGCGCGCCGGCGCCGATCCGGATCTGCGCGATACCTTGAACCGCCCGCCGCGCGAGATCGCGGTGATGCGCGGCTTCGTCGACGTCGCCGGCCAGTTCCAGCCGGCGCTGCCGGGCGTGTCCTCGATGGCCCGCTTCCTGCGCGAAAGCCGCTAG
- a CDS encoding S8 family serine peptidase, with amino-acid sequence MISYSKLAAALAAALLANGAQAASPVIGRGGVQEAVPQSAQTLDSGQRFIVKTRETGTQARRSLDSTLSTAVARSGMQRARAATAGAPARSAVGAKVLRDMAVPGWHVVQTSRHLDDSERAAFVAELKADPSVQSVQVDRLYRRLDEARVTLPRATALAATTPNDPAYAQLQWNFHDAVGGVNAEQAWTRSTGQGVVVAVVDTGVVKDNPDLAANVLPGYDMITDRRVSRRDSDGRAPGGFDLGDWVDADYCVALGAPGNQAEASSWHGSHVSGTIAQVTNNSLATAGLAHDAKIVPVRVLGACGGFGSDIADGMLWAAGLPVDGLPANPNPAEVINMSLGSGGPQSCPQLYQDAIDQINAAGSIIVVAAGNSNADAGTYTMSSCNGVISVGATRINGGRASYSSYGTRVDIAAPGGGGGVDGNPNGYIFQVVNASTQAPTGDWQIGGMAGTSMASPHVAAAVAMVQSVAKTPFTWSGMRDLLRASARPFPVAIPTSTPIGAGILDVDMLLQMATTPPCDPSDSSCVPPTKTLSNKVELRNLSSQGGDGLYSFQAEAGKAVSFMTFGGSGTVALYAAAGKTPSSGSYDARSVRAGTTQTIRVTPSSAGTYYLRLSGSYSGLTLVARQ; translated from the coding sequence CGACAGCACGCTGTCCACCGCGGTCGCGCGCAGCGGCATGCAGCGCGCCCGCGCGGCCACGGCCGGCGCACCGGCGCGCAGCGCGGTCGGCGCCAAGGTGTTGCGCGACATGGCCGTGCCCGGCTGGCACGTGGTGCAGACCTCGCGCCACCTCGACGACAGCGAGCGCGCCGCGTTCGTCGCCGAACTCAAGGCCGATCCGTCGGTGCAGTCGGTGCAGGTCGACCGCCTGTACCGGCGCCTGGACGAAGCACGCGTGACCTTGCCGCGCGCCACCGCCTTGGCCGCCACCACACCGAACGATCCGGCCTACGCCCAACTGCAGTGGAACTTCCACGATGCGGTCGGCGGGGTGAACGCCGAGCAGGCCTGGACCCGCTCCACCGGCCAGGGCGTGGTGGTGGCGGTGGTCGATACCGGCGTGGTCAAGGACAACCCCGACCTGGCCGCCAACGTGCTGCCCGGCTACGACATGATCACCGACCGCCGCGTCTCGCGCCGCGACAGCGACGGCCGCGCGCCCGGCGGTTTCGACCTGGGCGACTGGGTCGATGCCGACTACTGCGTCGCGCTCGGCGCCCCCGGCAACCAGGCCGAAGCCAGCTCCTGGCACGGCAGCCACGTCTCCGGCACCATCGCCCAGGTCACCAACAACAGCCTGGCCACCGCCGGCCTGGCCCACGACGCCAAGATCGTGCCGGTGCGCGTGCTCGGCGCGTGCGGCGGCTTCGGCAGCGACATCGCCGACGGCATGCTGTGGGCGGCCGGCCTGCCGGTGGACGGCCTGCCGGCCAACCCGAACCCGGCCGAAGTGATCAACATGAGCCTGGGCAGCGGCGGGCCGCAGAGCTGCCCGCAGCTGTATCAGGACGCGATCGACCAGATCAACGCCGCCGGCAGCATCATCGTGGTCGCCGCCGGCAACTCCAACGCCGACGCCGGCACCTACACCATGTCCTCCTGCAACGGCGTGATCAGCGTCGGCGCCACGCGCATCAATGGCGGTCGCGCCAGCTACTCCAGCTACGGCACGCGCGTGGACATCGCCGCACCGGGCGGCGGCGGCGGCGTCGACGGCAATCCGAACGGCTACATCTTCCAGGTGGTCAATGCCAGTACGCAGGCCCCGACCGGCGATTGGCAGATCGGCGGCATGGCCGGCACCTCGATGGCCTCGCCGCACGTGGCCGCGGCGGTGGCGATGGTGCAGAGCGTGGCCAAGACCCCGTTCACCTGGAGCGGCATGCGCGACCTGCTGCGCGCCAGCGCGCGTCCGTTCCCGGTGGCGATCCCGACCAGCACGCCGATCGGCGCCGGCATCCTGGACGTGGACATGCTGCTGCAGATGGCGACGACACCGCCGTGCGATCCCTCGGACAGCAGCTGCGTTCCGCCGACCAAGACCCTCAGCAACAAGGTCGAGCTGCGCAACCTCAGCAGCCAGGGCGGCGACGGGCTGTACAGCTTCCAGGCCGAAGCCGGCAAGGCGGTGAGCTTCATGACCTTCGGCGGCAGCGGCACTGTCGCGCTCTACGCGGCGGCCGGCAAGACGCCGAGCAGCGGCAGCTACGACGCACGCTCGGTGCGTGCCGGCACCACCCAGACGATCCGCGTCACCCCGTCCAGCGCAGGCACGTACTACCTGCGCCTGTCCGGCAGCTACAGCGGCCTGACCCTGGTGGCGCGGCAGTAA